In Rhinopithecus roxellana isolate Shanxi Qingling chromosome 4, ASM756505v1, whole genome shotgun sequence, a single genomic region encodes these proteins:
- the LOC104671059 gene encoding histone H2A type 1 has translation MSGRGKQGGKARAKAKTRSSRAGLQFPVGRVHRLLRKGNYAERVGAGAPVYLAAVLEYLTAEILELAGNAARDNKKTRIIPRHLQLAIRNDEELNKLLGKVTIAQGGVLPNIQAVLLPKKTESHHKAKGK, from the coding sequence ATGTCTGGACGTGGAAAGCAGGGAGGTAAGGCTCGCGCAAAGGCCAAGACCCGCTCCTCTAGGGCCGGGCTCCAGTTCCCCGTGGGCCGAGTGCACCGCCTGCTCCGCAAGGGCAATTATGCGGAGAGGGTCGGGGCCGGCGCACCGGTGTATCTGGCAGCGGTGCTAGAGTACCTGACCGCCGAGATCCTGGAACTGGCGGGCAATGCGGCCCGCGACAACAAGAAGACCCGCATCATCCCGCGTCACCTCCAACTGGCCATCCGCAACGACGAGGAACTCAACAAGCTGCTGGGCAAAGTCACCATCGCACAGGGCGGTGTCCTGCCCAACATCCAGGCAGTGCTGCTGCCCAAAAAGACTGAGAGCCACCACAAGGCGAAGGGCAAGTAA
- the LOC115891967 gene encoding histone H2B type 1-J has translation MPEPAKSAPAPKKGSKKAVTKAQKKDGKKRKRSRKESYSIYVYKVLKQVHPDTGISSKAMGIMNSFVNDIFERIAGEASRLAHYNKRSTITSREIQTAVRLLLPGELAKHAVSEGTKAVTKYTSAK, from the coding sequence ATGCCAGAGCCAGCGAAGTCCGCTCCCGCCCCGAAAAAGGGCTCCAAGAAGGCGGTGACTAAGGCGCAGAAGAAGGACGGCAAGAAGCGCAAGCGCAGCCGCAAGGAGAGTTATTCCATCTATGTGTACAAGGTGCTGAAGCAGGTCCACCCTGACACCGGCATTTCGTCCAAGGCCATGGGCATCATGAATTCGTTTGTGAACGACATTTTCGAGCGCATTGCTGGTGAGGCTTCCCGCCTGGCGCATTACAACAAGCGCTCGACCATCACCTCCAGGGAGATCCAGACGGCTGTGCGCCTGCTGCTGCCGGGGGAGTTGGCCAAGCACGCCGTGTCCGAGGGCACCAAGGCCGTCACCAAGTACACCAGCGCTAAATAA